The following are encoded in a window of Carettochelys insculpta isolate YL-2023 chromosome 30, ASM3395843v1, whole genome shotgun sequence genomic DNA:
- the LOC142004010 gene encoding heat shock 70 kDa protein 1A-like has translation MRKAKGPAVGIDLGTTYSCVAVCQHSKVEIIANDQGNRTTPSYVAFTGTERLVGDPAKSQAALNPQNTIFDAKRLMGRTLEDPMVQLDMRHWPFRVVRDNGKLKVQVSFKGKERTFYPEEISAMVLAKMKQTAEAYLGCPVTQAVITVPAYFNEAQRQATIDAGTIAGLHVLKILNEPTAAAIAYGLEASSEGERKHNILIFDLGGGTFDVSILRVDDGIFEVKATAGDTHLGGEDFDSRLVDHLVREFRRKHKEDLSQDKKAMQRLRVACERAKRTLSSITIASISIDALYKRVDFYTSISRARFEDLCSDLFQATLKPLGKALRDANINKDQIHDIVLVGGSTRIPKVQALLREFFNGQELSKNINPDEAVAYGAAVQAAILTGNRSQGLQNMLLLDVTPLSLGIDTVGGVMATVVKRNSAVPTKETMEFTTAEDDQDTVVFEVYEGERPMSKNNHLLGTFTLSGLPRAPRGEPIIEVSFSIDSNNILTVSARDKDTGNTSQLTITDTRGRLNREEVERMVREAEEHRAQDGAQQEKIEAMNSLESCALHLKRAAEGIRALDVQAKKRVLEMCEETTSWLEDNPLAEKEQYEARQRGLEEAWGSVFSNVSQSQREEEEARGEEDEEEAAVAQHGEEEA, from the coding sequence ATGCGTAAGGCCAAGGGTCCAGCTGTGGGGATAGACCTAGGCACCACCTACTCCTGCGTGGCTGTGTGCCAGCACAGCAAGGTGGAGATCATTGCTAATGACCAAGGCAATCGGACCACGCCCAGCTACGTGGCTTTCACTGGCACGGAGCGCCTGGTGGGGGACCCGGCCAAGAGCCAGGCGGCCCTCAACCCCCAGAACACCATCTTTGATGCCAAGCGGCTGATGGGCCGGACGTTGGAAGACCCCATGGTTCAGCTGGACATGAGGCACTGGCCATTTCGGGTGGTGAGGGATAATGGAAAGCTCAAGGTGCAGGTATCCTTCAAGGGGAAGGAGAGGACCTTCTACCCTGAGGAGATCTCTGCCATGGTGCTCGCCAAGATGAAGCAGACAGCTGAGGCCTACCTTGGCTGCCCTGTCACCCAGGCTGTCATCACGGTGCCAGCCTACTTCAACGAAGCCCAGCGCCAGGCTACCATCGATGCTGGGACGATCGCTGGCCTCCACGTCCTGAAGATTCTGAATGAGCCCACAGCGGCAGCCATTGCCTACGGCCTGGAGGCCAGCAGTGAAGGGGAACGGAAGCACAACATCCTCATCTTCGACCTGGGTGGTGGCACCTTTGACGTGTCCATCCTCAGGGTGGATGATGGCATCTTTGAGGTGAAGGCCACGGCTGGGGATAcccacctgggtggggaggattTTGACAGCCGGCTGGTGGATCACTTGGTGCGGGAATTCAGGCGGAAACACAAGGAGGACCTCAGCCAGGACAAGAAAGCCATGCAGAGGTTAAGGGTGGCCTGCGAGAGAGCCAAGCGCACGCTCTCCTCCATCACCATTGCCTCCATCTCCATCGATGCTCTGTACAAGAGGGTAGATTTCTACACCTCCATCTCCCGGGCCCGCTTTGAGGACCTGTGCTCTGACCTCTTCCAAGCCACCTTGAAGCCCTTAGGGAAGGCGCTGAGGGATGCCAACATAAACAAGGACCAGATCCATGATATTGTGTTGGTGGGAGGCTCCACGCGCATCCCCAAAGTCCAGGCACTGCTGCGGGAGTTCTTCAACGGGCAGGAGCTGAGCAAGAACATCAACCCAGATGAGGCTGTGGCTTATGGGGCGGCCGTGCAGGCGGCCATCTTGACAGGCAACAGATCCCAGGGTCTGCAGAACATGCTCTTGCTGGATGTGACTCCACTGTCCCTGGGGATTGACACGGTGGGAGGAGTAATGGCCACTGTGGTCAAACGCAATTCTGCTGTCCCGACCAAGGAAACTATGGAATTCACCACAGCGGAAGATGACCAAGATACGGTTGTGTTCGAGGTCTATGAAGGGGAGAGACCCATGAGCAAAAATAACCACCTCCTGGGCACCTTCACCCTGAGCGGCCTCCCTCGGGCACCGCGCGGCGAGCCCATCATTGAGGTCAGCTTCTCCATTGACTCCAACAACATCCTGACCGTATCTGCTAGGGACAAGGACACGGGCAATACCAGCCAGCTCACCATCACCGACACCAGGGGGCGGCTGaacagggaggaggtggagaGGATGGTGAGGGAGGCTGAGGAGCACAGGGCACAAGATGGGGCACAGCAGGAGAAAATTGAAGCCATGAACTCCTTGGAGTCGTGTGCTCTCCACCTGAAGAGAGCTGCGGAGGGCATCCGGGCCCTTGACGTTCAGGCCAAGAAGAGGGTGCTGGAGATGTGTGAGGAGACCACCTCCTGGCTGGAGGACAACCCGCTGGCAGAGAAGGAGCAGTATGAGGCACGACAGAGAGGGCTGGAGGAGGCCTGGGGCTCGGTCTTCTCCAACgtcagccagagccagagggaggaagaggaggccaggggtgaggaagatgaggaggaggCTGCCGTGGCCCAGCATGGAGAGGAAGAGGCCTGA